In Leisingera methylohalidivorans DSM 14336, a single genomic region encodes these proteins:
- a CDS encoding transposase → MVHRPNFEQGQPIRDCGASCTCVGDARHSLAGRDARVRWLSHGAGCGQLCRVRAHGRMAERMNRRDGYWSRGWETRAGSVGVKYLKLRKAPCFPLLLKPRGAAEKAMTVVIQKVPA, encoded by the coding sequence ATGGTTCACCGGCCTAACTTTGAGCAAGGACAGCCTATCAGAGATTGCGGCGCTTCATGCACTTGCGTCGGAGATGCCCGACACTCACTGGCTGGCCGGGATGCCCGCGTTCGCTGGCTGTCTCATGGGGCTGGATGCGGCCAGCTCTGCAGAGTCAGGGCGCACGGCCGCATGGCCGAGCGGATGAACCGCCGCGACGGTTACTGGTCCCGAGGCTGGGAGACGCGCGCCGGATCGGTCGGCGTGAAGTACCTAAAACTGCGCAAGGCTCCCTGTTTCCCCTTGCTTTTGAAGCCCCGCGGGGCGGCGGAGAAGGCGATGACTGTGGTAATTCAGAAGGTGCCCGCTTAG
- a CDS encoding DUF1289 domain-containing protein, which yields MTDDVWKRDEIQSPCIKICVVHPEARICTGCYRSIDEIRDWSKMSNEERAGIMNDLPARASKLVKRRGGRSARLKRS from the coding sequence ATGACTGACGACGTATGGAAACGGGATGAGATTCAGTCCCCCTGCATCAAGATCTGCGTCGTCCACCCCGAGGCGCGCATCTGCACCGGCTGCTACCGCTCTATCGACGAAATCCGCGACTGGTCGAAAATGTCGAACGAGGAACGCGCCGGCATCATGAATGACCTGCCCGCCCGCGCCAGCAAACTGGTCAAGCGCCGCGGCGGCCGCAGTGCTAGGTTGAAACGCAGCTAA
- the ruvX gene encoding Holliday junction resolvase RuvX produces the protein MIHDVFEEFAAALPPMSALIGLDLGTKTIGVAVSDRIGAVATPLETVKRKKFSADAARLLEITQARDISGILLGLPRNMDGSEGPRCQSTRAFARNLGQLTDLPISFWDERLSTVAAEKALLEADTTRKRRAEVIDHVAASYILQGALDRMRHLKNG, from the coding sequence ATGATCCACGACGTTTTCGAAGAATTTGCCGCTGCCCTGCCGCCGATGAGCGCGCTGATCGGGCTGGATCTCGGCACCAAGACCATCGGTGTTGCCGTTTCCGACCGCATAGGCGCGGTAGCGACTCCGCTGGAAACCGTGAAGCGCAAGAAGTTCTCAGCCGACGCCGCCCGCCTCCTGGAGATCACCCAGGCACGCGACATCAGCGGCATCCTGCTGGGCCTGCCGCGCAACATGGATGGAAGCGAAGGCCCCCGCTGCCAATCCACCCGTGCCTTTGCCCGAAATCTGGGGCAGCTCACTGATCTCCCAATCAGTTTCTGGGACGAGCGTCTCAGCACCGTAGCGGCAGAAAAAGCGCTTCTTGAGGCAGATACGACACGCAAACGCCGCGCAGAGGTTATCGACCACGTCGCGGCCTCCTATATCCTCCAGGGTGCATTGGACCGGATGCGGCATTTGAAGAACGGGTGA
- the ccmI gene encoding c-type cytochrome biogenesis protein CcmI — MIFWTVTALIAFSAAFLLAMILIRARTAGEPAAAYDLRVYRQQLREVDRDLARGVINAGDAERIRTEISRRILAADAQMQQAQSGRSQPRTLSLVTGTATALLITGGTLGIYWQLGAPGYGDLGLKDRIQMAGERAENRPSQSEAEAEVPALPKPQVEEGYVKLVEQLRKTAGQRDTDAQGQALLAQHEANLGNFKAAYAAKTNYIRLAEGQVNARDFTELAELKIMAAAGYVSPEAQTDLQKARAIDPAHGPARYYWGLMLGQIGRPDLAYREWAATLRDGPAEAPWIKGIQGQIEEMAFRAGVEYQPIPPGGGIAPALPGPSVEDMADASGLSPEDRQEMIRGMVTRLSDRLASEGGSAEEWARLIGALSVLGDSARARTVYDEARGAFAADQDALVLLETIAAQTGIAE; from the coding sequence ATGATTTTCTGGACAGTCACCGCCCTGATCGCGTTCTCGGCAGCCTTTTTGCTGGCTATGATCCTTATTCGCGCCCGCACTGCGGGTGAACCCGCCGCGGCCTACGACTTGCGCGTCTACCGCCAGCAACTGCGGGAGGTGGACAGGGATCTTGCCCGCGGCGTCATCAACGCAGGCGACGCCGAACGGATCCGCACTGAGATTTCCCGCCGCATTCTGGCCGCCGACGCGCAGATGCAACAAGCGCAGTCAGGCCGCTCGCAGCCCCGGACCCTGTCGCTGGTCACTGGAACAGCCACGGCGCTGCTGATCACTGGCGGCACCCTGGGCATTTACTGGCAGCTGGGTGCGCCCGGTTATGGCGATCTGGGCTTGAAGGACCGTATCCAGATGGCGGGCGAACGCGCCGAAAACCGCCCTTCACAATCCGAAGCTGAAGCCGAAGTGCCCGCCCTGCCCAAGCCCCAGGTTGAAGAAGGCTACGTTAAACTGGTGGAGCAGCTGCGCAAAACCGCGGGCCAGCGCGACACCGACGCCCAGGGCCAGGCCCTGCTGGCCCAGCACGAGGCCAACCTCGGCAACTTCAAGGCCGCCTATGCCGCCAAGACCAACTACATCCGGCTGGCGGAGGGCCAGGTCAACGCCCGCGACTTCACGGAGCTGGCCGAGCTGAAAATCATGGCTGCCGCCGGCTATGTCTCTCCCGAGGCCCAGACCGACCTGCAAAAGGCACGCGCTATTGATCCCGCACACGGGCCGGCCCGCTATTACTGGGGCCTGATGCTGGGTCAGATCGGCCGCCCGGACCTCGCCTACCGCGAATGGGCTGCAACCCTGCGTGACGGCCCGGCGGAAGCCCCCTGGATCAAGGGCATCCAGGGCCAGATCGAGGAGATGGCCTTCCGCGCAGGTGTTGAATACCAGCCGATCCCCCCCGGCGGCGGCATCGCCCCCGCCCTGCCCGGCCCCAGCGTCGAAGATATGGCGGATGCCAGCGGGCTCAGCCCCGAAGACCGGCAGGAGATGATCCGCGGCATGGTCACCCGCCTGTCCGACCGGCTCGCATCCGAAGGCGGCTCGGCAGAGGAATGGGCCCGGCTGATCGGCGCCCTCTCGGTGCTCGGCGACAGCGCACGTGCCCGCACCGTCTATGACGAAGCCCGCGGCGCCTTTGCCGCCGACCAGGACGCACTGGTGCTGTTGGAAACCATCGCCGCCCAGACAGGGATTGCAGAATGA
- a CDS encoding sarcosine oxidase subunit beta family protein: MKRYSAFAVAREALRYHTGWERAWRSPEPKRHYDVVIVGAGGHGLATAYYLGKNFGITNVAIIEKGWLGGGNTGRNTTIIRSNYLQDPSAAIYEKARSLYETMSQDLNYNVMFSPRGVIMLAQTEHEIRGYKRTAHANLQQGVPTEWISPERVKELVPIINLHGPRYPVLGGLWQERGGTARHDAVAWGYARACSDMGMDIIQKCEVTGVRTENGRAVGVDTTKGPIDCDKLGMLVAGNASVLSEMAGFRLPMESVALQAMVSEPIKPCMDVVVMANTVHGYMSQSDKGEMVIGGGTDGFNNYTQRGSFHHIEETVRALVETFPMVSRLKMLRQWGGIVDVTGDRSPIISKTPVQNCFVNCGWGTGGFKSIPGSGWAMAELMATGHSPLTEEFSMMRFKEGKFIDESVAAGVAH, from the coding sequence ATGAAACGCTATTCAGCTTTTGCCGTCGCGCGGGAAGCCCTGCGCTATCACACCGGATGGGAGCGCGCCTGGCGCTCGCCTGAACCCAAGCGCCATTACGATGTTGTCATCGTCGGGGCTGGCGGGCATGGCCTTGCCACTGCCTATTACTTGGGCAAGAATTTCGGCATCACCAATGTCGCAATTATCGAGAAAGGCTGGCTGGGGGGCGGCAATACCGGCCGGAACACCACCATCATCCGCTCGAACTACCTGCAGGATCCGTCCGCTGCGATCTATGAAAAGGCGCGCAGCCTCTATGAGACGATGTCGCAGGATCTGAACTATAACGTGATGTTCAGCCCGCGCGGCGTGATCATGCTGGCCCAGACCGAGCATGAGATCCGCGGCTACAAGCGGACGGCGCACGCCAACCTGCAGCAGGGCGTTCCGACCGAGTGGATCAGCCCGGAGCGGGTGAAGGAACTGGTGCCGATCATCAATCTGCACGGCCCCCGTTACCCGGTTCTGGGCGGCTTGTGGCAGGAACGCGGCGGCACCGCCCGTCACGATGCGGTGGCCTGGGGCTATGCACGCGCCTGTTCCGACATGGGCATGGACATCATCCAGAAATGCGAAGTCACCGGCGTGCGCACCGAGAACGGCCGCGCTGTAGGTGTCGACACCACCAAAGGCCCGATTGATTGCGACAAGCTGGGGATGCTGGTTGCAGGCAATGCTTCGGTCCTTTCGGAAATGGCGGGTTTCCGTCTGCCGATGGAATCCGTAGCCCTGCAGGCGATGGTTTCCGAGCCGATCAAACCCTGCATGGATGTGGTTGTGATGGCCAACACCGTGCACGGTTATATGTCCCAGTCCGATAAGGGCGAGATGGTCATTGGCGGCGGAACCGACGGGTTCAACAACTACACCCAGCGCGGCTCGTTCCACCATATCGAGGAAACCGTGCGCGCACTGGTCGAAACCTTCCCGATGGTCAGCCGTCTGAAGATGCTGCGCCAGTGGGGCGGGATTGTGGATGTGACCGGCGACCGCTCACCCATTATCTCGAAAACCCCGGTGCAGAACTGCTTTGTCAACTGCGGCTGGGGCACCGGCGGCTTCAAGTCGATCCCGGGCTCGGGCTGGGCAATGGCGGAACTGATGGCCACCGGCCATTCGCCGCTGACCGAGGAGTTCTCGATGATGCGCTTCAAGGAAGGCAAGTTCATCGACGAGAGCGTCGCTGCCGGTGTGGCGCACTAA
- a CDS encoding sarcosine oxidase subunit delta, translated as MLILECPYCGVKAEETELAAGGEAHLKRFGPGSSDDEFHDYLFMRENPKGVHFERWRHANGCGKWFHAARCTMTLEVFGTYTAQTSVPTQEIMDKITAKRPGWTWREFSDGQK; from the coding sequence ATGCTGATCCTTGAATGCCCCTATTGCGGCGTCAAAGCCGAAGAAACCGAACTGGCCGCGGGCGGTGAAGCGCATCTGAAGCGCTTTGGCCCCGGCTCCTCGGATGATGAGTTTCATGACTACCTGTTCATGCGCGAAAACCCCAAAGGCGTGCATTTTGAACGCTGGCGCCATGCCAATGGCTGCGGAAAGTGGTTCCACGCTGCCCGCTGCACCATGACGCTGGAGGTCTTTGGCACCTACACTGCCCAGACCAGCGTGCCGACGCAGGAGATCATGGACAAGATCACTGCCAAACGCCCGGGCTGGACCTGGCGCGAATTCTCGGACGGTCAGAAATGA
- a CDS encoding sarcosine oxidase subunit alpha family protein produces the protein MSTRLAKHGRLIDRSKQIAFTFNGKSMKGFAGDTLASALLANGQVMMGRSFKYHRPRGVVASGSEEPNALMQLGTGDRYEPNQRATTTELFSGLSANSQNHWPSLEFDVLSINNKLSRFLTAGFYYKMFIHPRPLWKHVYEPIIRKSAGLGAAPDKELKDADTYEHFYFFADVLVIGGGVAGLQAAKAAAATGAKVLVIEQNNHWGGRAPVDGGTIDGETPDAWIAKTLAELEAMDNVTLRDRCMGSGVYDHGYALGYERLTDHAPGQGGPRHRLWRVRASQIITATGAIERPLSFAGNDVPGVMLAGSMRDYVVNWGVNPGQKVVVATNNDDAYRTALVLHEAGVEVVRVVDTRETGGGALMEAVREKGIRVELGRAIAKVKDGKCVTQVSICAQNGEGGAREEVEADAVAMSGGWSPVVHLWSHCGGKLIWDEKNANFRPDASRPPLGDSGQGFVVPAGAANGEFGLGALLEDAAAAGAKAAEAAGFPAKSVAAAKGVSEEEAQMEAVWLMPAKADIKLRMKSWLDYQNDVKVSDVQLAAREGYESVEHTKRYTTLGMATDQGKLSNINGLAILADSLNSEIPSVGTTTFRPPYHPISIGAIAGEARAEIFQPVRKTPIYDWMDKNGADWEPVGQWRRPFAITQPGEDRHAAVNREVKNTRENLGLLDASTLGKLIVKGPDAGKFLDMLYTNMMSTLKVGKCRYGLMCSENGFLIDDGVVARIDEDTFLCHTTTGGAESIHGHMEEWLQTEWWDMKVYVANVTEQYAQVAVVGPNARKVLEKLNAQAGGGMDLSKEALPFMEWREGQIGGFDARAFRISFSGELSYEIAVAASEGQAFWDALMEAGKEFGVMPYGTETLHILRAEKGFIMIGDETDGTVIPQDLGLHWAISKKKEDFLGKRAQQRNHMADPDRWQLVGLETVDGSVLPDGAYALGEGVNANGQRNMIGRVTSTYYSATLGRGIAMGLIKHGPKRMGEVVEFPGTDGKTYKAKIVDPVFYDKEGEKQNV, from the coding sequence ATGAGCACGCGTCTTGCCAAGCACGGCCGGCTGATCGACCGCTCCAAACAGATCGCCTTCACTTTCAATGGCAAATCCATGAAGGGATTTGCCGGCGATACCCTGGCCTCCGCTCTTTTGGCTAACGGCCAGGTGATGATGGGCCGCTCGTTCAAATACCACCGCCCCCGTGGTGTTGTTGCATCCGGTTCGGAAGAGCCCAATGCGCTGATGCAGTTGGGAACCGGTGACCGTTACGAGCCGAACCAGCGCGCCACCACCACCGAGCTGTTTTCGGGACTGTCGGCAAATTCGCAGAACCATTGGCCGAGCCTTGAGTTCGACGTGCTGTCGATCAACAACAAGCTGAGCCGGTTCCTGACCGCCGGCTTCTATTACAAGATGTTCATCCACCCGCGCCCGCTGTGGAAGCACGTCTATGAGCCGATCATCCGGAAGTCCGCAGGTCTGGGCGCAGCCCCCGACAAGGAACTGAAAGACGCTGACACCTACGAGCACTTCTACTTCTTTGCGGATGTGCTGGTCATCGGCGGCGGCGTTGCCGGCCTGCAGGCGGCCAAGGCGGCAGCGGCCACCGGCGCCAAGGTTCTGGTGATTGAGCAGAACAACCATTGGGGCGGCCGCGCTCCGGTTGATGGTGGCACCATCGACGGTGAAACCCCTGATGCCTGGATCGCCAAGACCCTGGCTGAGCTGGAAGCGATGGATAATGTCACCCTGCGCGACCGTTGCATGGGTTCAGGCGTCTATGACCACGGCTATGCCCTGGGCTATGAGCGCCTGACCGACCACGCGCCGGGCCAGGGCGGTCCCCGCCACCGCCTGTGGCGGGTCCGCGCCAGCCAGATCATCACCGCAACCGGTGCCATTGAACGGCCGCTGTCCTTTGCGGGCAACGACGTGCCGGGCGTGATGCTGGCCGGTTCGATGCGCGACTATGTGGTGAACTGGGGGGTGAACCCGGGCCAGAAGGTTGTGGTTGCCACCAACAACGACGACGCCTACCGCACCGCACTGGTGCTGCATGAGGCCGGGGTCGAAGTGGTGCGTGTGGTCGACACCCGCGAAACCGGCGGCGGCGCGCTGATGGAAGCCGTTCGCGAAAAGGGTATCCGGGTCGAATTGGGCCGTGCCATCGCCAAGGTGAAGGACGGCAAATGCGTGACCCAGGTCTCCATCTGCGCCCAGAACGGTGAAGGCGGCGCCCGTGAAGAGGTCGAAGCAGACGCGGTTGCCATGTCCGGCGGCTGGTCACCGGTGGTCCACCTGTGGTCCCACTGCGGCGGCAAGCTGATCTGGGATGAGAAGAACGCAAACTTCCGCCCCGACGCCTCCCGCCCGCCTCTGGGTGACAGCGGTCAGGGATTTGTGGTGCCGGCTGGTGCCGCGAACGGCGAATTCGGCCTGGGTGCGCTGCTGGAAGACGCTGCAGCTGCCGGTGCCAAAGCGGCAGAAGCTGCCGGCTTCCCGGCAAAATCCGTGGCGGCTGCCAAGGGTGTGTCCGAAGAAGAAGCTCAGATGGAAGCGGTCTGGCTGATGCCGGCCAAGGCGGACATCAAACTGCGCATGAAGTCCTGGCTTGACTACCAGAACGACGTGAAAGTCTCCGACGTGCAGCTGGCTGCGCGCGAAGGCTACGAAAGCGTAGAGCACACCAAGCGTTACACCACGCTGGGCATGGCTACCGACCAGGGCAAACTGTCCAACATCAACGGTCTGGCGATCCTTGCGGACTCGCTGAACTCGGAAATTCCGTCGGTTGGCACCACCACCTTCCGTCCTCCGTACCACCCGATCTCCATCGGTGCGATCGCTGGCGAGGCTCGGGCTGAAATCTTCCAGCCGGTGCGCAAGACGCCGATCTATGACTGGATGGACAAGAACGGTGCGGATTGGGAACCGGTTGGCCAGTGGCGCCGCCCGTTTGCCATCACCCAACCGGGTGAGGACCGTCATGCCGCGGTGAACCGCGAGGTGAAAAATACCCGCGAAAACCTCGGCCTGCTGGACGCCTCGACCCTGGGCAAGCTGATTGTCAAAGGGCCGGACGCAGGCAAGTTCCTGGACATGCTCTATACCAACATGATGTCCACGCTGAAGGTCGGCAAATGCCGCTATGGCCTGATGTGCTCGGAAAACGGCTTCCTGATCGACGACGGCGTTGTTGCCCGCATCGACGAGGACACGTTCCTTTGCCACACCACCACCGGCGGTGCCGAAAGCATCCATGGCCACATGGAAGAATGGCTGCAGACCGAATGGTGGGACATGAAGGTCTATGTTGCCAACGTGACTGAGCAGTACGCCCAGGTTGCCGTGGTCGGCCCCAATGCGCGCAAGGTGCTGGAGAAACTGAACGCGCAGGCTGGCGGGGGCATGGATCTGTCGAAAGAGGCGCTGCCGTTCATGGAATGGCGTGAGGGGCAGATCGGCGGCTTTGATGCCCGTGCTTTCCGGATCTCCTTCTCGGGCGAGCTGTCCTACGAGATCGCGGTTGCGGCTTCCGAAGGCCAGGCGTTCTGGGATGCGCTGATGGAAGCGGGCAAGGAATTCGGCGTTATGCCGTACGGCACCGAGACCCTGCACATCCTGCGGGCCGAAAAGGGCTTCATCATGATCGGCGACGAGACCGATGGCACCGTGATCCCGCAGGATCTGGGACTGCATTGGGCGATCTCCAAGAAGAAGGAAGACTTCCTTGGCAAGCGCGCCCAGCAGCGCAACCACATGGCGGACCCGGACCGCTGGCAGCTGGTCGGCCTGGAGACAGTGGACGGATCGGTGCTGCCGGACGGCGCCTATGCATTGGGTGAAGGTGTTAATGCTAACGGCCAACGCAACATGATCGGCCGGGTGACCTCAACCTACTATTCCGCGACCTTGGGGCGCGGCATCGCAATGGGACTGATCAAGCACGGTCCAAAGCGGATGGGCGAAGTGGTTGAATTCCCGGGCACTGACGGCAAGACCTACAAGGCCAAGATCGTTGATCCGGTCTTCTATGACAAGGAAGGGGAGAAGCAGAATGTCTAA
- a CDS encoding sarcosine oxidase subunit gamma: MSKAVSVLNGAHFSGLAKVEDAGLQGMITLRGDLGSSALKAAVKAATGAEVPDQGSILVAESGAAAWMSPDELLLLVPYEDAVAKTAEVTAALAGEHALAVNVSDARAFFRVSGEGAREVLGKVSPVDFDAAAFKAGQFRRSRLAQVAGAFWLHEDGSFYIVCFRSVGEYVFKLLSTAAHPQSKVGVY; the protein is encoded by the coding sequence ATGTCTAAGGCTGTTTCCGTACTGAACGGCGCGCATTTCTCCGGCCTGGCCAAGGTCGAGGACGCGGGCCTGCAGGGGATGATCACCCTGCGTGGCGATCTGGGGTCTTCCGCGCTGAAGGCGGCTGTCAAAGCCGCCACCGGCGCCGAGGTTCCGGACCAGGGCAGCATCTTGGTTGCCGAAAGCGGCGCCGCTGCCTGGATGTCGCCGGATGAGCTGCTGCTGCTGGTGCCCTATGAGGATGCAGTCGCCAAAACCGCGGAAGTGACCGCGGCACTGGCCGGCGAGCATGCGCTTGCGGTGAACGTCTCTGACGCCCGTGCCTTCTTCCGTGTTTCGGGTGAAGGTGCGCGCGAGGTGCTGGGCAAAGTAAGCCCGGTGGACTTTGACGCGGCGGCCTTTAAGGCAGGCCAGTTCCGCCGCTCGCGCTTGGCGCAAGTGGCAGGCGCTTTCTGGTTGCACGAAGACGGCAGTTTTTACATCGTCTGCTTCCGCTCTGTTGGCGAATATGTGTTTAAACTTCTGAGCACAGCGGCACATCCACAAAGTAAAGTGGGTGTTTACTAA
- a CDS encoding transposase, whose translation MPERKLHHPAFNTKVALEALKGEQTVCDLANLFGVHPAMIHQWKRPLLAGASGVFGRAGRKTPEVDEEQVKDLHPKIGD comes from the coding sequence ATGCCAGAACGGAAGCTACATCACCCAGCTTTCAACACTAAGGTCGCGTTGGAAGCGTTGAAGGGCGAGCAGACGGTCTGCGATCTGGCCAATCTGTTCGGCGTTCATCCAGCGATGATCCACCAATGGAAACGGCCTTTGCTTGCAGGTGCATCGGGAGTGTTCGGGCGTGCTGGCCGAAAGACGCCGGAAGTTGACGAAGAACAGGTCAAGGACCTGCACCCGAAGATCGGGGATTGA
- a CDS encoding superoxide dismutase — protein sequence MAFELPDLPYAHDALAAKGMSAETLEYHHDLHHKAYVDNGNKLIAGTEWDGKSLEEIIKGTYDAGSVAQNGIFNNISQLWNHNQFWEMMGPGDSAMPGELEKALVESFGSVDDFKSQFSAAGAGQFGSGWAWLVKNADGSLAVTKTENGVNPLCFNQTALLGCDVWEHSYYIDFRNKRPAYLTNFLDNLVNWENVASRM from the coding sequence ATGGCTTTTGAACTTCCCGATCTTCCTTATGCACACGACGCCCTGGCCGCCAAAGGCATGTCGGCCGAGACCCTGGAGTATCACCACGACCTGCACCACAAGGCCTATGTCGATAACGGCAACAAGCTGATCGCCGGTACCGAGTGGGACGGTAAGTCGCTGGAAGAAATCATCAAAGGCACCTATGACGCCGGTTCAGTTGCCCAGAACGGTATCTTCAACAATATCTCACAGCTGTGGAACCACAATCAGTTCTGGGAAATGATGGGCCCGGGCGACAGCGCAATGCCAGGCGAGCTGGAAAAGGCGCTGGTGGAGTCATTCGGCTCGGTTGACGATTTCAAATCGCAGTTCTCCGCTGCAGGCGCCGGCCAGTTCGGCTCCGGCTGGGCCTGGTTGGTCAAGAATGCCGATGGCTCGCTGGCCGTGACCAAAACCGAAAACGGCGTCAACCCGCTGTGCTTCAACCAGACTGCTCTTCTGGGCTGCGATGTGTGGGAACACTCCTACTACATCGATTTCCGCAACAAGCGCCCGGCCTATCTGACCAACTTCCTGGACAATCTGGTGAACTGGGAGAACGTCGCCTCGCGGATGTAA
- the rarD gene encoding EamA family transporter RarD yields MSDAGKGILAMIAACLVWGLSGIYYKALSHVPPEQVLSHRALWSFLFFAGVLLFQGRIGVLGTALSSRRNAMFLVLATAMISLNWFVFISSVQTGHATEASLGYYIFPLLSVLLGRLVFSERLTRTQGAAVGLAALAVAVLSFGLGAAPLIPLVLGGSFALYGVAKKQLSLGPVVSVTAEVLLILPVALAVIWLTGGAGFLGSTADAAMLAFSGILTGLPLILFSYAAKRVRLGTIGVLQYLNPTLQFLVAVLVFAEPFTPWHSAAFALIWSAVAVFSFSALRQERASRRAAMAATGVSAQIR; encoded by the coding sequence ATGAGTGACGCCGGCAAGGGCATTCTGGCAATGATCGCAGCCTGCCTGGTCTGGGGCCTGTCGGGGATCTATTACAAGGCTCTGTCGCATGTGCCGCCAGAGCAGGTTCTGTCGCACCGGGCGCTGTGGTCGTTCCTGTTCTTTGCGGGCGTGCTGCTGTTCCAGGGCCGGATCGGCGTCTTGGGCACAGCGCTGAGCAGCAGGCGCAACGCGATGTTTCTGGTCCTCGCAACGGCAATGATCTCGCTCAACTGGTTTGTTTTCATTTCGTCGGTACAGACGGGCCACGCAACCGAAGCAAGCCTAGGCTATTACATCTTCCCCTTGCTGAGCGTGCTGCTGGGGCGGCTGGTGTTCAGTGAACGGCTGACACGGACCCAAGGCGCGGCTGTCGGGTTGGCGGCGCTGGCGGTTGCGGTGCTGTCATTCGGATTGGGGGCGGCGCCTCTGATCCCGTTGGTTCTTGGTGGCAGCTTTGCCCTGTACGGCGTTGCTAAAAAACAGCTTTCTTTGGGCCCGGTGGTTTCGGTCACGGCCGAGGTCCTGCTGATCCTTCCGGTGGCGCTGGCGGTGATCTGGCTGACAGGCGGCGCTGGATTCCTGGGCAGTACTGCGGACGCGGCAATGCTGGCGTTTTCCGGTATCCTGACCGGGCTGCCGCTGATCCTGTTCAGCTATGCCGCCAAACGCGTGCGGCTGGGCACCATTGGGGTGCTGCAGTATCTGAACCCGACGCTGCAGTTCCTAGTGGCGGTGCTGGTCTTTGCCGAGCCGTTCACCCCCTGGCACAGCGCCGCCTTTGCACTGATCTGGAGCGCGGTTGCGGTGTTTTCGTTCTCGGCTCTGCGTCAGGAGCGGGCGTCGCGCAGAGCGGCAATGGCCGCCACCGGAGTGTCGGCCCAGATCAGATAA
- a CDS encoding TIGR00730 family Rossman fold protein — translation MSIKSVCVYCGSRAGVLPAYTQAAQDLGTVLAENGMRLVYGAGDVGLMGEVARAAQAAGAETFGVIPGHLEKREVGKSDVSTYVVTETMHERKKVMLWNADAVVLLPGGAGSLDELFEALTWRQLGLHDKPIVILNTAGYWDKLRDLLNHIVSQGFAGQDTADYLIWADTPVAAIAALRDARS, via the coding sequence GCTGGTGTCCTGCCCGCCTATACCCAAGCTGCACAGGATCTCGGCACCGTACTCGCCGAAAACGGGATGCGGCTGGTCTATGGTGCCGGAGATGTGGGACTGATGGGAGAGGTCGCCCGCGCCGCTCAGGCTGCAGGGGCAGAAACCTTCGGCGTGATCCCCGGCCATCTGGAAAAGCGGGAAGTCGGTAAATCCGATGTCAGCACCTATGTCGTCACCGAGACCATGCATGAGCGCAAAAAGGTCATGCTGTGGAACGCCGATGCGGTGGTTCTGCTGCCCGGTGGCGCCGGGTCGCTGGATGAGCTGTTCGAGGCGCTCACCTGGCGCCAGCTAGGCCTGCATGACAAGCCGATCGTGATCCTGAACACTGCAGGCTACTGGGACAAGCTGCGCGACCTGCTGAACCATATCGTCAGCCAGGGTTTTGCCGGTCAGGACACAGCGGATTATCTGATCTGGGCCGACACTCCGGTGGCGGCCATTGCCGCTCTGCGCGACGCCCGCTCCTGA